One Blattabacterium cuenoti genomic window carries:
- a CDS encoding serine O-acetyltransferase, whose protein sequence is MLDFLTTILENNKRKISFPNKKKSENFVKKLFYTLFTPDQNILNDAVFFKKNYEKLKKLLYEIFIELNINEKDSNNLTKVFFKKVPDIYNILIIDANAILKSDPAATVIEEVFLSYPGFFATALYRIAHQLCIQGVPIIPRLITEYAHSQTGVDIHASAQIGEAFAIDHGTGIVIGSSTKIGNKVKIYQGVTLGAIYVDKKLANTKRHPTIEDQVTIYSGATVLGGETIIGHDSVLGGNVWVTKSVPPFSIVYQKNEIKMRNNSPFPDPINFMI, encoded by the coding sequence ATGTTAGATTTTTTAACAACTATACTTGAAAATAATAAAAGGAAAATTTCTTTTCCTAATAAGAAAAAATCTGAAAATTTTGTCAAAAAATTATTTTATACTTTATTTACTCCCGATCAAAATATTTTGAATGATGCAGTTTTTTTCAAAAAGAATTACGAAAAATTAAAAAAACTTTTATATGAAATTTTTATTGAATTAAATATAAATGAAAAAGATAGTAATAATTTAACTAAAGTTTTTTTTAAAAAAGTTCCTGATATTTATAATATATTGATAATAGATGCTAACGCAATATTAAAATCTGATCCTGCAGCAACAGTTATAGAAGAAGTTTTTCTTTCTTATCCTGGTTTTTTTGCTACTGCGTTATACAGAATTGCACATCAATTGTGTATTCAAGGAGTTCCAATTATTCCAAGATTAATTACAGAATATGCTCACAGTCAGACTGGAGTGGATATTCATGCATCTGCTCAAATAGGAGAAGCTTTTGCTATTGATCATGGAACAGGAATAGTTATAGGTTCTAGTACAAAAATAGGGAACAAAGTTAAAATATATCAAGGCGTAACACTAGGGGCTATTTATGTAGATAAGAAATTAGCAAATACAAAACGTCATCCTACAATAGAAGATCAAGTTACAATTTATTCAGGAGCTACTGTTTTAGGAGGAGAAACTATAATAGGCCACGATAGTGTACTTGGAGGCAATGTTTGGGTAACAAAAAGTGTTCCTCCATTTTCTATAGTATACCAAAAAAATGAAATAAAAATGAGAAATAATAGCCCTTTTCCTGATCCTATTAATTTTATGATATAA
- a CDS encoding NADP-dependent isocitrate dehydrogenase, translated as MKKIKVTNPIVEIDGDEMARVIWKYIKEYFIFPYLDINIIYFDLGIKNRNSTDDQITIDAAYAIKKYNVGIKCATITPDDDRMKEFHLKKMWKSPNGTIRNIINGTVFREPIIIKTIPRLIPNWKNPICIARHAYADQYQATDFIIKKKGKLYISFIPDNSEKNKPIKLKIHHFMGPGVAMGMYNTDQSIYRFARSCFNYSVYKKWPLFLSTKNTILKAYDGRFKDIFQEIYNNEFKSQFESLQITYEHRLIDDMVAKAIKSNGKFIWACKNYDGDVLSDCVAQGFCSLGMMTSILLTSDGKTLESEAAHGTITRHYRLHKNGQETSTNPIASIFSWTRGLKHRAILDKNKDLKLFSEKMEKACIDFVESGKMTKDLLQLSYHKKNSYLNTKTFLIELKNFFDKKINE; from the coding sequence ATGAAAAAAATTAAAGTTACTAATCCTATAGTAGAAATAGATGGAGATGAAATGGCCAGAGTCATATGGAAATATATAAAAGAATATTTTATTTTTCCTTATTTAGATATAAATATTATTTACTTTGATTTAGGAATAAAAAATAGAAATAGCACAGATGACCAAATAACTATAGATGCAGCGTATGCTATAAAAAAATATAACGTAGGAATTAAATGCGCTACTATTACACCAGATGATGATAGGATGAAAGAATTTCATCTAAAAAAAATGTGGAAATCTCCAAATGGAACCATTAGAAACATTATTAATGGAACTGTTTTTAGAGAACCTATTATCATAAAAACTATTCCTCGTTTAATTCCTAATTGGAAAAACCCCATATGTATAGCAAGACATGCTTATGCTGATCAATATCAAGCTACAGACTTTATTATCAAAAAAAAAGGAAAATTGTATATTTCTTTTATTCCAGATAATAGTGAAAAAAATAAACCAATAAAACTGAAAATTCATCATTTCATGGGACCTGGTGTGGCTATGGGAATGTATAATACGGATCAATCTATTTATAGATTTGCTCGTTCTTGTTTTAACTATTCTGTATATAAAAAATGGCCTCTTTTTTTATCTACAAAAAATACTATTTTAAAAGCATATGATGGAAGATTTAAAGACATATTTCAAGAAATATATAATAATGAATTTAAATCTCAATTTGAAAGCTTACAGATTACTTATGAACATCGTTTAATTGATGATATGGTGGCTAAAGCAATTAAATCAAATGGAAAATTTATATGGGCTTGTAAAAATTATGATGGAGATGTGCTATCGGATTGCGTCGCCCAAGGGTTTTGTTCATTGGGAATGATGACTTCTATTTTACTTACTTCAGATGGAAAAACTTTAGAATCTGAAGCGGCTCACGGAACTATAACGAGACATTACAGATTACATAAAAATGGACAAGAAACATCTACCAATCCTATTGCTTCTATTTTTTCTTGGACTAGGGGATTAAAACATCGTGCTATTCTAGATAAGAATAAAGATTTAAAACTTTTTTCAGAAAAAATGGAGAAAGCATGTATAGATTTTGTAGAATCTGGAAAAATGACTAAAGATTTGCTTCAATTATCTTATCATAAAAAAAATAGTTATTTGAATACTAAAACTTTTCTTATAGAACTCAAAAATTTTTTTGATAAAAAAATAAACGAATAA
- a CDS encoding transglycosylase domain-containing protein: protein MKINFHKIIFYFWFLFIIGISIIISVFYAAYKGYLGSLPSTKDIENTKMKVGSEVYDSNGILLGRFFSENRTLVTYRQLPKDLVNALIAKEDIRFKYHSGIDIKSFLRAILSLGKKGGGSTISQQLAKLLFTGPSAKNKLQRIHQKLLEWVMAIELEKRYTKEEIITMYYNKFDFLYNAKGIETAAHTYFNKKVSELHLGECATLVGMLENPSLYNPKNYPDRAKKQRNLVLHQMRKYNLLNVHRYKKELNKPVKINFKIQKKNFELLTYYGEFLKKEIQEVLNEHEEKTGQKLNLYSSGLKIYTSVDAKMQYYAERAVKKHLSKLQILFNRFQKKNKNAPFLNISPEKTKRIIISAMHRTSLYQDLKQKGLTEEKIIEEFKKPQFIKLFTWNGSKKVLISPWNFIRYQKSIIQAGLLSIEPSTGFIKAWVGGIDFNYFQYDHVAQTQRQVGSIFKPILYAAAINELHYNPCTKISNDKFHLGKWAPRNSNGKYGGFLTLKDGLAFSVNTISARLISKITPGPVINLARNMGIESMIPEHPSIALGSADLTLYEMTGAFNTFTNYGVYVKPSILVKIEDENGNLIKEHIDISRRQVFSEEVGYIMLKLMQGVVKYGTAKRLQLYNITGEIAGKTGTTNENSDGWFIGMIPNLTTGVWVGWEDRFSHFDNIRLGQGANMALPIWAYYMKSLYKDINLIYHDKLLFHKPKNYQSYWDHCHENRIKIKENNVEDDGINDKNEKYEEKEEKNSLKDKEILDLDLNLNSENSKDKNYDKKNINFR from the coding sequence ATGAAAATAAATTTTCATAAAATTATTTTTTATTTTTGGTTTTTATTTATTATAGGAATAAGTATAATTATCAGCGTTTTTTATGCTGCTTATAAAGGTTATTTGGGGAGTCTTCCTAGCACTAAAGACATAGAAAACACCAAGATGAAAGTGGGTTCAGAAGTGTATGATTCTAATGGAATATTATTAGGTAGATTTTTCTCTGAAAATAGAACTTTAGTTACTTATCGACAGCTTCCAAAAGATCTTGTAAATGCACTTATAGCAAAAGAAGATATTCGTTTTAAATATCATTCTGGAATTGATATAAAATCTTTTCTTAGAGCAATTCTTTCTTTAGGAAAAAAAGGGGGGGGCAGTACTATATCACAACAATTAGCGAAACTTCTTTTCACAGGACCATCTGCAAAAAATAAATTACAAAGAATTCATCAAAAACTTTTAGAATGGGTGATGGCTATTGAATTAGAAAAACGTTATACTAAAGAAGAAATTATTACTATGTATTACAATAAATTTGATTTTTTATATAACGCAAAAGGAATCGAAACAGCTGCTCATACTTATTTCAATAAAAAAGTTTCTGAACTTCATTTGGGAGAATGTGCGACATTAGTTGGAATGTTAGAAAATCCTTCTTTATATAATCCTAAAAATTATCCTGATAGAGCAAAAAAACAAAGAAATTTGGTTTTACATCAAATGAGAAAATATAATTTGTTAAATGTACATAGATATAAAAAAGAGTTGAATAAACCTGTAAAAATTAATTTTAAAATACAAAAAAAAAATTTTGAATTACTTACTTATTATGGTGAATTTTTAAAAAAAGAGATTCAAGAAGTTTTAAATGAACATGAAGAAAAAACTGGACAAAAACTTAATCTTTATTCTAGTGGATTAAAAATATATACATCTGTTGATGCTAAAATGCAATATTATGCAGAAAGGGCAGTAAAAAAACATCTTAGTAAATTACAGATTTTATTTAATCGTTTTCAGAAAAAAAATAAAAATGCTCCATTTTTAAATATTTCTCCAGAAAAAACAAAACGTATTATTATATCTGCAATGCATAGAACTTCTCTTTATCAAGATCTAAAACAAAAAGGTTTAACAGAAGAAAAAATTATAGAAGAATTTAAAAAACCACAATTTATCAAATTATTTACTTGGAATGGATCCAAAAAAGTACTTATATCTCCATGGAATTTTATTCGTTATCAAAAAAGTATTATACAAGCAGGATTATTATCTATAGAACCTTCTACCGGATTTATTAAAGCATGGGTAGGAGGAATAGATTTTAATTATTTTCAATATGATCATGTAGCACAAACACAACGTCAGGTAGGTTCTATTTTTAAACCTATTTTATATGCTGCAGCTATTAATGAATTACATTATAACCCTTGTACAAAAATTTCAAATGATAAATTTCATTTAGGGAAATGGGCTCCTAGAAATTCTAACGGAAAATATGGAGGTTTTCTTACTTTAAAAGATGGTTTGGCTTTTTCTGTTAATACAATTTCAGCTCGTTTAATATCAAAAATAACTCCAGGTCCAGTCATAAATTTAGCAAGAAATATGGGGATAGAATCCATGATTCCTGAACATCCATCTATTGCTCTTGGTTCTGCTGATTTAACTTTATATGAAATGACAGGGGCATTCAATACATTTACTAATTATGGAGTTTACGTTAAACCTTCTATTTTAGTAAAAATAGAGGATGAAAATGGAAATTTAATTAAAGAACATATAGATATTAGTAGACGACAAGTTTTTAGTGAAGAAGTAGGATATATTATGTTAAAATTGATGCAAGGGGTAGTTAAATATGGTACAGCAAAAAGATTACAATTGTACAATATAACAGGAGAAATAGCTGGAAAAACAGGAACAACTAATGAAAATTCAGATGGATGGTTTATAGGTATGATTCCTAATCTAACAACTGGAGTTTGGGTAGGATGGGAAGATAGATTTTCACATTTTGATAATATTCGATTGGGACAAGGGGCGAATATGGCTTTACCTATATGGGCTTATTATATGAAAAGTTTATATAAAGATATTAATTTAATTTATCATGATAAATTATTATTTCATAAACCTAAAAATTATCAATCCTATTGGGATCATTGTCATGAAAATCGTATTAAAATTAAAGAAAATAATGTAGAAGATGATGGAATCAATGATAAAAATGAAAAATACGAAGAAAAAGAGGAAAAAAACTCTTTAAAAGATAAAGAAATTTTAGATTTGGATCTGAATTTAAATTCAGAAAATAGTAAGGATAAGAATTATGATAAAAAAAATATTAATTTTAGATAA
- a CDS encoding enolase C-terminal domain-like protein, translating into MNINQKIHFFFEKRIFFFKKKISNSNTIFQKNTIWFIILRKNDKIGIGECNPILDQYALNNLKKFEIELKNISEKILFLKRDYKHISYSSILFGLEQSILSLKNQFPVLYHSKFTHGKEGVPVNGIIWLNSFKNRKHAIKKIESQIIKGCSFIKIKINMNFFNQYSIIKEIKKKYPFIKIRVDANGCFKNIKEALYCLNKFYDLNIIDLMEQPIPPGNWKEMSKICKKSKLPIALDEELANVNILKEKRKLLDVIQPQYIILKPSVNGGFYGSEEWIIEAMKRRIKWCVSSSFESNIGINAIAQWTFIMQKKYNNQNYTHGLNTGTLYVNNWKSPLEIKKGSIWYNPFVKWKIKMLFKLNKKKCG; encoded by the coding sequence ATGAATATAAATCAAAAAATTCATTTTTTTTTTGAAAAACGAATATTTTTTTTCAAAAAAAAAATATCTAACTCTAATACAATATTTCAAAAAAATACTATATGGTTTATTATTTTAAGAAAAAACGATAAGATAGGAATAGGAGAATGTAACCCAATATTAGATCAATATGCTTTAAATAACTTGAAAAAATTTGAAATTGAGCTAAAAAATATTTCCGAAAAAATTCTTTTTTTGAAAAGAGACTATAAACATATTTCATATTCATCTATTTTATTTGGATTGGAACAATCTATTTTAAGTTTGAAAAATCAATTTCCTGTGTTATATCATTCTAAATTTACCCATGGAAAAGAAGGTGTTCCTGTAAACGGAATTATATGGCTAAATTCTTTTAAAAATAGAAAACATGCAATAAAAAAAATTGAATCCCAAATTATTAAAGGTTGTTCATTTATAAAAATAAAGATTAATATGAATTTTTTTAATCAATATTCTATTATAAAAGAAATCAAAAAAAAATATCCATTTATAAAAATCCGTGTAGATGCGAATGGTTGTTTCAAAAATATTAAAGAAGCTTTATATTGTTTAAATAAATTTTATGATTTGAATATAATTGATTTAATGGAACAACCAATACCGCCCGGTAATTGGAAAGAAATGTCAAAAATATGTAAAAAATCAAAATTACCTATAGCATTAGATGAAGAATTAGCTAATGTTAATATTTTAAAAGAAAAAAGGAAATTATTGGACGTGATTCAACCTCAATATATCATATTGAAACCTAGTGTAAATGGAGGATTTTATGGATCTGAAGAATGGATAATAGAAGCAATGAAAAGAAGAATAAAATGGTGCGTTAGTTCTTCTTTTGAAAGTAATATTGGAATTAATGCTATTGCTCAATGGACTTTTATAATGCAAAAAAAATATAATAATCAAAATTATACACATGGATTAAATACAGGAACTCTATATGTAAATAATTGGAAATCTCCTTTAGAAATTAAAAAAGGTTCTATTTGGTATAATCCATTTGTAAAATGGAAAATAAAAATGTTATTCAAATTAAATAAAAAAAAATGTGGATAG
- a CDS encoding AMP-binding protein, whose product MWIDFSSNEISNYYYFLKKKNEEKDYWKKSIFSFLKDWYSNKPILSLTSGTTGIPKTIFLRKKYMHERAIRTVEFLKINKKGIRGLLCLSADFIAAKMFLVRAIIFKWKIYCVLPSSNPLKNIKEYFDITSMVPIQVFFSLKYLKYIRIVLIGGHSISNFLEKKLQNVSTICYATYGMTETSGHVAIKKINGPNKSTFYKSFQDVFLRVDNRNCLRIFSPYSMDSFVQTNDIVHMISKNTFIWIGRYDNVINSGGIKIIPELVEKEISSFIPYEKRFFISSMPDKILGEKLILIVEGPPFSLHIPNTIFNGNKKFYKPKRIFFIPHFTDDLLEKFRRKEITKKIIRT is encoded by the coding sequence ATGTGGATAGATTTTTCTTCTAATGAAATATCTAATTATTATTATTTTTTAAAAAAAAAAAATGAAGAAAAAGATTATTGGAAAAAATCCATTTTTTCTTTTTTAAAAGATTGGTATAGCAATAAGCCTATATTATCTTTAACTTCTGGAACAACGGGGATTCCTAAAACTATTTTTTTACGTAAGAAATACATGCATGAAAGAGCTATAAGAACTGTAGAATTCTTAAAAATTAATAAAAAAGGAATTAGAGGATTATTATGTTTGTCTGCAGATTTTATCGCTGCTAAAATGTTTTTAGTGCGTGCTATTATTTTTAAATGGAAAATATATTGTGTCCTTCCATCATCTAATCCTTTAAAAAATATTAAAGAATATTTTGATATCACATCAATGGTTCCTATACAAGTTTTTTTTAGTTTAAAATATTTAAAATATATTAGAATTGTTTTAATAGGAGGACATTCTATTTCAAATTTTTTAGAAAAAAAATTACAGAATGTTTCAACAATTTGTTATGCTACTTATGGAATGACAGAAACATCAGGTCATGTCGCCATAAAAAAAATTAATGGTCCCAATAAATCTACTTTTTATAAATCGTTTCAAGATGTTTTTTTAAGGGTAGATAACAGAAATTGTTTACGTATTTTTTCTCCATATTCTATGGATTCGTTTGTTCAGACTAATGATATTGTTCATATGATATCTAAAAATACATTTATTTGGATAGGTAGATATGACAATGTTATTAACAGTGGAGGAATTAAAATTATTCCTGAGTTAGTAGAAAAGGAAATTAGTTCTTTTATCCCCTATGAAAAACGATTTTTTATATCCTCAATGCCAGACAAAATTTTAGGAGAAAAATTAATATTAATTGTTGAAGGTCCCCCCTTTTCATTACATATTCCAAATACTATTTTTAATGGCAATAAGAAATTTTACAAACCTAAAAGGATTTTTTTTATTCCTCATTTTACAGATGATTTATTGGAGAAATTCAGAAGAAAAGAAATTACAAAAAAAATAATAAGAACATAG
- a CDS encoding NAD(P)-dependent oxidoreductase, with amino-acid sequence MIKKILILDKNHPFIIYKLKQKGFLCDENYKDSTDEMDISVYDGVILRSRLKIDKEFIEKAINLKFIARIGSGIENIDKNYAKKKGIVLISSPEGNKDAVAEHAIGMLLSMMNYIIRSHQQITIKRKWSREINRGTEIMGKTISIIGYGNTGKAFAKKLSGFDAKILCYDILPKVGDIYAKQVNMSYIFKKSDIVSLHVPYTEKTKGMMNYNFIKKFNKPFYFVNTSRGGCVITNHLVEALKNGKISGACLDVLEYENYSLSNIFHHHNKSFIYLVRANKVVLTPHIAGWTKESKYKMDKIIVEKIIFLNKKLKCNMTSTQN; translated from the coding sequence ATGATAAAAAAAATATTAATTTTAGATAAAAATCATCCTTTTATTATATATAAATTAAAACAAAAAGGATTTCTATGCGATGAAAATTACAAAGATTCAACAGATGAAATGGATATATCTGTGTATGATGGAGTAATTTTAAGAAGTAGATTAAAAATAGACAAAGAATTCATTGAAAAAGCTATAAACTTAAAATTTATAGCTCGTATTGGATCTGGAATAGAAAATATAGACAAAAACTATGCTAAAAAAAAAGGAATAGTCTTAATTTCTTCTCCTGAAGGAAATAAAGATGCAGTAGCAGAACATGCTATAGGGATGCTTCTATCCATGATGAATTATATTATTCGTTCCCATCAACAAATAACCATAAAAAGAAAATGGAGCAGAGAAATAAATAGAGGGACAGAAATTATGGGAAAAACAATAAGTATTATTGGATATGGAAATACAGGAAAAGCTTTTGCAAAAAAATTATCTGGTTTTGATGCTAAAATATTGTGTTACGACATATTGCCTAAAGTAGGAGATATTTATGCAAAACAGGTGAATATGAGCTACATTTTTAAAAAATCAGATATAGTAAGTTTACATGTCCCTTATACTGAAAAAACAAAAGGAATGATGAACTATAATTTTATAAAAAAATTTAATAAGCCTTTTTATTTTGTAAACACCTCCCGTGGAGGGTGTGTAATTACGAATCATTTGGTAGAGGCATTAAAAAATGGAAAAATAAGTGGAGCATGTTTAGATGTATTAGAGTATGAAAATTATTCTTTGAGTAATATTTTTCATCATCATAATAAAAGTTTTATTTATCTTGTTCGCGCTAACAAGGTGGTACTTACCCCACATATCGCGGGATGGACCAAAGAATCAAAATATAAAATGGATAAAATAATTGTGGAAAAAATTATTTTTTTAAATAAGAAATTAAAATGTAACATGACTTCAACACAAAATTGA
- a CDS encoding diflavin oxidoreductase codes for MLSKSNREIFFKLIQESSQEEIIWMSGYMSGLLLSEKDFQKFRKKKEEKITIVYGTETGNAKNLAFDIYKKAKKEEFQVKLISLDEYRLKNLEKENYFFVIISTHGEGEPPSSAKSFFNFIHYNKNLFLKNMKYSVLALGDKSYTYFCKAGDDIDKRLYDIGAMRIVPLHKCDVNYEDQANIWFSEIVNFFKKKKYENINHKIYGKISNNIILNEKGTDKEIHHIEIRIPNKVQYLPGDSIGVFPENPSNEVDNIIKYLKQNRKEEFEEYKEKNNMFNFFKRKKNILFLSENFIKKYSFLSEKKNISLDKKWKLIDLLIEFPMKNKFYLKDLMEIIEPIKPRLYSISSSPTAHGGIIHITVSRHSFQFNGETVYGHCSDFLSKLKMGDKLFFFIYKNKMFKLPDSDKDIILIGPGTGIAPFRSFLYEREAIKATGKNWLFFGYQHFDADFLYKEEIQNWKKKGILNRVSLSFSRDQEKRIYVQNKIWENKVEFFSWIKNGAYVYICGSKTPMSVDVEKMICRIIEKVGKCDSRLFIKKMKKEGRYLKDVY; via the coding sequence ATGTTATCTAAATCAAATAGAGAAATATTTTTTAAGTTAATACAGGAGTCTTCTCAAGAAGAGATTATATGGATGAGTGGTTATATGTCTGGATTGTTATTATCTGAAAAAGATTTTCAAAAATTTAGAAAAAAAAAGGAAGAAAAAATAACCATAGTTTATGGTACGGAAACGGGAAATGCTAAAAATTTAGCTTTTGATATTTATAAAAAAGCTAAAAAGGAAGAATTTCAAGTAAAACTGATCAGTTTAGATGAATATCGTTTGAAAAATTTAGAAAAAGAAAATTATTTTTTCGTTATAATAAGTACGCATGGGGAGGGCGAACCTCCTTCTTCTGCAAAATCTTTTTTTAATTTTATTCATTATAATAAAAATCTTTTTCTAAAGAACATGAAGTATAGTGTATTAGCATTGGGGGATAAATCTTATACTTATTTTTGTAAAGCAGGAGACGATATAGATAAACGTTTATATGATATAGGAGCGATGAGAATCGTTCCATTACATAAGTGCGACGTTAATTATGAAGATCAAGCAAATATATGGTTTTCAGAAATTGTAAATTTCTTTAAAAAAAAAAAATATGAAAATATAAATCATAAGATATATGGAAAAATTTCCAATAATATAATTTTAAATGAAAAAGGGACTGATAAAGAGATTCATCATATTGAAATACGTATTCCAAACAAAGTTCAATATCTTCCTGGTGACTCTATAGGTGTTTTTCCTGAAAATCCGTCCAATGAAGTAGATAATATTATAAAATATTTAAAACAAAATAGAAAAGAAGAATTCGAAGAGTATAAAGAAAAAAACAATATGTTCAATTTTTTTAAAAGGAAAAAAAATATTCTTTTTTTATCTGAAAATTTTATCAAAAAATATTCTTTTCTATCTGAAAAAAAAAATATTTCTTTAGATAAGAAATGGAAACTTATTGATCTTTTAATAGAATTTCCTATGAAAAATAAATTTTATTTAAAAGATTTGATGGAAATTATAGAACCAATAAAACCGAGATTATATTCTATTTCTTCATCACCTACTGCTCATGGGGGCATAATTCATATTACTGTATCTCGTCATAGCTTTCAATTCAATGGAGAAACTGTATATGGTCACTGTTCTGATTTTTTATCTAAACTTAAAATGGGCGATAAACTGTTTTTTTTCATTTACAAAAATAAAATGTTTAAACTACCCGATTCTGACAAAGATATAATTCTTATTGGACCTGGAACTGGAATTGCCCCTTTTCGTTCTTTTTTGTATGAAAGAGAAGCAATAAAAGCTACGGGAAAAAATTGGTTGTTTTTTGGATATCAACATTTTGATGCAGATTTTTTGTATAAAGAAGAAATCCAAAATTGGAAAAAAAAAGGAATACTTAATCGCGTAAGTCTATCTTTTTCTAGGGATCAGGAAAAAAGAATTTATGTTCAAAATAAAATATGGGAAAATAAAGTAGAATTTTTTTCTTGGATAAAAAATGGTGCTTATGTTTATATTTGTGGAAGTAAAACCCCTATGAGTGTGGATGTAGAAAAAATGATTTGTCGTATAATAGAAAAAGTAGGAAAATGCGACTCAAGGCTTTTTATAAAAAAAATGAAAAAAGAAGGAAGATATTTGAAAGATGTGTATTAG
- the cysK gene encoding cysteine synthase A, translated as MKVDNILKTIGNTPHVHLKRLFPDYNVWIKLEKNNPGGSIKDRIALSMVEDAEKKGIIHKGDIIIEPTSGNTGIGLAIVCSVKEYRLILVMPESMSIERRKLFSIFGAKFVLTPKEDGMKGAIQKAEELTNTIPNSWMPKQFDNISNPNIHKKTTANEIISAFPKGIDYFITGVGTGGHITGIGEILKNKFPNVKIFSVEPIESPVIFGGKPNSHALQGLGAGFIPSILNIKILDGTFLVSKEEAFHYVRKMAKKEGILVGISTGASLSAIEKQLSKFSKRSTILTINYDTGERYLSVDDLFL; from the coding sequence ATGAAAGTTGATAATATTTTAAAAACTATAGGAAATACACCTCATGTACATTTAAAAAGATTGTTTCCTGATTATAATGTATGGATAAAATTGGAAAAAAATAATCCTGGAGGAAGTATAAAAGATAGAATTGCTTTATCTATGGTAGAAGATGCAGAAAAAAAAGGAATTATTCATAAAGGCGATATAATCATAGAACCGACTTCCGGAAATACGGGAATAGGATTGGCTATAGTTTGTTCTGTGAAAGAATATCGTCTTATTTTAGTCATGCCGGAATCTATGAGTATCGAGAGAAGAAAATTATTTTCTATTTTTGGAGCTAAATTTGTTCTTACTCCAAAAGAAGATGGCATGAAAGGAGCTATTCAAAAGGCTGAAGAATTAACTAATACTATTCCGAATTCCTGGATGCCTAAACAATTTGATAATATTTCGAATCCAAATATACACAAGAAGACAACGGCAAACGAAATAATAAGCGCTTTTCCTAAGGGAATCGATTATTTCATTACAGGAGTAGGGACTGGAGGTCATATTACTGGAATAGGGGAAATATTAAAAAATAAGTTTCCAAATGTAAAAATATTTTCTGTAGAACCAATAGAGTCTCCAGTTATATTTGGAGGAAAACCTAATTCTCATGCTTTACAAGGATTAGGGGCAGGTTTTATTCCATCTATTTTAAATATCAAAATATTAGATGGAACTTTTTTAGTATCTAAAGAAGAAGCCTTTCATTATGTTAGAAAAATGGCAAAAAAAGAAGGAATTCTCGTTGGAATATCTACTGGAGCCTCATTGTCTGCTATAGAAAAACAATTATCGAAATTTTCGAAAAGATCTACGATTTTAACAATAAATTATGATACTGGAGAAAGATATTTATCAGTTGATGATCTTTTTTTATAG
- a CDS encoding metal-dependent hydrolase, producing MKITFFSHSTCIIEIHEKYLLIDPFFSENPVFKNMNFLRSIQKIDYILLTHAHYDHVCDVELFSHKFNNVLVISNYEISNYFNKKGIKTYGINYGSFISFPFGKLKYIWAAHSSVFNDGTYGGNPGGFLLHTDEGNLYISGDTSVIYEMNLIPSFGKLDLSILPIGGKYTMDIEEAIIASDFLKSEKILGVHYDTFEDIRIDKKQAKRKFFEKGKELILLEKGDTLYV from the coding sequence ATGAAAATTACTTTTTTTTCTCATAGCACATGTATTATAGAAATACATGAAAAATATTTATTGATAGATCCTTTTTTTTCTGAAAATCCTGTTTTTAAGAATATGAATTTTCTAAGATCTATTCAAAAAATAGATTATATCTTATTGACACATGCACATTACGATCATGTATGTGATGTGGAATTATTTTCACATAAGTTCAATAATGTTTTAGTAATTTCTAATTATGAAATATCTAATTATTTTAATAAAAAAGGAATAAAAACATATGGAATTAATTATGGATCTTTTATCTCATTTCCTTTTGGAAAATTAAAATATATTTGGGCTGCGCATTCAAGCGTTTTTAACGATGGAACATATGGAGGAAATCCAGGAGGTTTTCTTTTACATACAGATGAAGGTAATTTATATATATCAGGAGATACATCTGTGATATATGAAATGAATCTTATTCCTAGTTTTGGAAAATTAGATCTTTCTATTCTTCCAATAGGAGGAAAGTATACTATGGATATAGAAGAAGCTATTATTGCTTCAGATTTTTTAAAATCTGAAAAAATATTAGGAGTTCATTACGATACATTTGAAGATATTCGAATTGATAAAAAACAAGCAAAAAGAAAATTTTTTGAAAAAGGAAAAGAATTAATTTTATTAGAAAAAGGAGACACTTTATATGTGTAA